One region of Mangifera indica cultivar Alphonso chromosome 3, CATAS_Mindica_2.1, whole genome shotgun sequence genomic DNA includes:
- the LOC123210519 gene encoding 60S ribosomal protein L27a-3-like yields the protein MTTRFKKNRKKRGHVSAGHGRIGKHRKHPGGRGNAGGMHHHRILFDKYHPGYFGKVGMRYFHKLRNKFYCPVVNIDKLWSMVPQDVKSKATKDNVPLIDVTQFGYFKVLGKGVLPENQPVVVKAKLVSKIAEKKIKEAGGAVVLTA from the coding sequence atgactACTAGGTTCAAGAAGAACAGGAAGAAGAGAGGACACGTGAGCGCCGGGCACGGTCGTATCGGGAAGCACAGAAAGCACCCTGGTGGACGCGGTAACGCTGGAGGTATGCACCACCATAGGATCCTGTTCGACAAGTACCATCCTGGTTACTTTGGTAAGGTCGGTATGAGATACTTCCACAAACTTCGTAACAAATTTTACTGCCCTGTTGTCAACATCGACAAGTTGTGGTCGATGGTTCCTCAAGACGTTAAGAGTAAAGCCACCAAAGACAACGTTCCCTTGATCGACGTTACACAGTTCGGTTACTTCAAGGTTTTGGGTAAAGGTGTTTTGCCTGAAAATCAACCCGTTGTCGTCAAGGCCAAACTCGTCTCCAAGATTGCGGAGAAGAAGATTAAGGAAGCTGGCGGAGCTGTTGTCCTTACCGCTTag